A genomic window from Lycium barbarum isolate Lr01 chromosome 4, ASM1917538v2, whole genome shotgun sequence includes:
- the LOC132637500 gene encoding 2-alkenal reductase (NADP(+)-dependent)-like — translation MDEGYRLTSNALSDTGEGFSTSKSLLKLGLAETPGLTTYAGFYEVCSPQKGETVFVSAASGAVGQLVGQFAKMLGCYVVGSAGTKEKVDLLKGKVGFDEAFNYKEEQDLDAALKNPILVCIRYFPDRIDIYFENVGRKMLDAVLVNMKLHGCIAVCGMISQYNLEQTEGVHNLFCLITKRIRMEGFIVPDYDHLYPKYSEMIIPQIKVGKVVYVEDVAEGLERAPSALVGLFSGRNIGGFA, via the exons atggatgagggatatcgtctcacGTCAAATGCTCTATCAGATACCGGAgaaggcttttcgacctcaaAATCCTTGTTGAAATTAGGCTTGGCCG AGACGCCTGGATTGACAACATATGCTGGTTTTTATGAGGTTTGCTCCCCCCAAAAGGGAGAAACTGTCTTTGTTTCAGCTGCTTCTGGAGCAGTTGGTCAGCTTGTTGGCCAATTTGCAAAGATGCTTGGTTGCTATGTTGTTGGTAGTGCTGGAACCAAAGAGAAG GTTGATCTGTTGAAGGGAAAGGTTGGTTTTGATGAAGCTTTTAACTACAAAGAGGAGCAAGACTTAGATGCAGCTTTGAAGA ACCCGATATTGGTTTGTATTAGGTACTTCCCTGATAGAATAGACATTTACTTTGAGAATGTTGGAAGGAAGATGCTTGATGCAGTTCTTGTGAATATGAAACTCCATGGCTGTATTGCTGTGTGTGGGATGATCTCGCAATACAACCTTGAGCAGACTGAAGGAGTGCACAACTTGTTCTGCCTCATCACAAAACGAATCCGCATGGAAGGATTTATTGTTCCTGACTACGATCATCTCTACCCTAAATATTCGGAAATGATCATTCCACAAATAAAGGTTGGTAAGGTTGTGTACGTGGAAGACGTAGCTGAAGGTCTCGAAAGAGCTCCCAGTGCTCTAGTTGGTCTCTTCTCTGGTCGCAATATTGGTGGTTTCGCGTGA